The genomic stretch cctcgaagtcgttaGCCTCTATTCGGTTCTCTGCAaaatattggtgcttattacgggagtcacttcacggtgaaatcagagtgaagtgaactaAATCCTATTATGGGACTCACGTAAgcgagaaaaacgtcgcaaagtgacatctgccgtggaatctgggttatcatgagtgtcatatcagtgaagtgagaacggaaaaagcgacgtttcgcgtggaattatttcacgaccattttgaacggtgaaatgattccgcgaagatgccataagtcttaaagttgattgatttgtgatcaaatggtaaatattggatttattcttcagtaacgaaaccaatcaaaatttgatccgtgccttaaagcggtcaaattttcatttttttgcccgatgaaaaaatgcaaactagttcagaaaattttcgataccgaaaaaaacattttttttttatgccgaatgtcttagaaatgcagaacacgtcaagatctggtgttatctaaaaaaacgggaataaacgactttctgggacttagacatttttgaacTGGGAatcaatctcatttcacttgtcctattctcaatttcacttcactgtcaatctcactccacggagttGATTTTTGTctcctcacttgaggtggaatcgggaataggtctaaaaaagtgaagtgagcgtgagagtgaaatatatttcaccgtgaagtgactcccgtaataagcaccattatcTTTGccagtcgctcatccgccatccgcgtttctcgcagcttcccttccaAGAgccatccgcgaagcccagaagcatgtgagactttgtGATGATGGttccgcttctctgcacacctgcccttcgtattgcacctttcAAAGCTATGTTGTACAGCAAGTACGAGAGCCTGAGATTATAcaccacagctcgttgcgtttcaccgTATCGTAGCCGCCCTAAAATTAGATGATGTGTCTGTATATATTCTCTGAAATATATCaataatttccctgatatttttcagcattcagcacaaaaaaaatGCAACGTAGTTGAACGCAATTCTGAAATTCTAGTGATGAAACTGCTCGTTCGGGTATGTAACCAAACAGTACAGGTACCGCATAAGACTTCTACGCTAATTTGGCTCTGAAGAGCCGTTTGAAAAAACGCGTCTcggttattttttttcctgattgtttttcagttttccctgatcgaaaaatgaattccctgattttcgAGGTTTTCGACACCCTGGTAGtagttcctcagaccataccctcaggataatctggtgaattacactacacagccgctcgctctcgactttgaaaagttcggccggtaagccgtcttTTCCAGCGGCCTTGTGGTTCtccagctctttgcaagcattcttcacctcgtccaatgttgatgggtccacagcttgtccgccCTCCCCAATTGCTATCCttttcccctcgacgactctcttaccttcctcaccgttgaacactacttcaaaatgttgctttcaACGCCtagccacctgcgatttatcggtaatcaagttcccctccctgtcattacatGTGGTACTGGCACTGTCCGCTTCCTAGTTCCGTTCTATAGAAggtcctcgtgtcgtgcctggtgaagcaattctacGCTTCCGCGAGGAcacgatcgtagtgctcacgtttcttacggcggtgaaacctcttttcggcagctcccGCCTCCAGGtctttctcccgcatctgacgcgtcacacgattagctgctactaatgtgttggcgtaggcccggttcttctcttccgtcacctctcagcatcgaaccattcactacgcgtggttcccgttgtcatgcctatcagttctcgcgctgtttcgctgattGCATCacggatgtgcttccactgctcgttcaggtccattCCAGCTGGTTCGCCGATTCGTCTATCAACTTACTTTCATCACTAATAGATTCTATGAAAAACTTGATGAAATCTTTCGCGACCATATCCCTCTTTGCCAATCTTCCCCAGCGGCACCGAGTGGAAGCCTTAGTGGAACGTTGAACTTCGAACCCTACTCAATAAGCTTTGCCAGCCTCGAGAGCAATACTTCAGCTCTAAATCCGAAGACAGTTGAAGAACTTTTCGTTGAATTTCATTAGAATTTCAGTACAACTTGCTCCAAAGATTATGCTGAAAGAATGTAGTGTGAGGTAAAACCCTTCTACATCTATTACATTTATCCATTAGTCCGGGAAACGTAATAACGTCGAGAATTAACAAAGAACCGCTGGTTCATGGAGCACTGTATGATGCTGTTCGACATTTGATCTCGGAATTCCAACACGGATTTGTCTAATGTCGCTCCACAACCACGAATTTAATGTGCTACACAAATTTACTGTTTCGAGAAATAGAACAAGTTTTCGACAAAGTACCACACGTGCGTGCCTGCGGCAAACTAAGAGCGTTAGGTGTCCCCGATTGGCTGATATTCAACCCGTTCCGTTCGAACTCAACCAATCGATGTGCTTTCGTGAAATTACATTCACCTTGTTAGAAGTCTTTCTCAATCACCTCGGGTGTTCCACAAGGTAGTGTTCTGGGACCGCTGATCTTCGTACTATTCGTTAATGATTTGTGTCCTCGTATATCACCTTTCAAGCAGTTGTTTACAGATGAGCTGAAGATTCACAGGATCATCACTTCCATTCTCGATTGTTTGGCTCTCCAACGTGATACAATAATGTGAAGAAACTGGAATGAGGGTGAATGTCAAAAACTGTAGAATAACGGTCTTATCTCAACGCTGTACCATCGTCAATCAGCAGTACACCTTGGAATCATCTCCGTTGGAACTTGTTCTCTCCATCACTGACCTAGGGGTTACGCTAGCCTCCAAACTGGGGTTCAACAACCACATGGCATTACCATAATAATTCAAAACTCGTGTTGAAAACAGGTAAATGATTCTACCAGTCAAACGTGTGCCCCTTGACTCATTTTGTTTTGCACGTCTTTAGTTTCCCTGAAGTATGGCCGTCCTCAGGTCAACTTTGATCTGATCGGACAAACTTTAATccattatttttctattattaTCAAGCTCTCttgtgttttaaaaaaaatgggagAACTTTTTGTACAGAAATCATTTTTCTTTCAGATATGTTTTGTGAATTATAAGGCAACGGTAGAGTTTAATTGGAAAATAGTTTACTACTATCATAGATTTCGTCGCTTGTAGATGCAGAAAATAGTTTTAACTATGTACAAAAGTGTAGACTGCTGCTGCTTCAACACTAAGCTATATTATATTCAACCAACCATGGTTCATCATTCACACAGACTATCCCAGATAACGCGCTTACGATAATGTAATtcttgaaagttccttttttcACTGGAACCGCTTGTACAAACCAATGATTTGCAGTTGGTTCGATTCGAATGCGTGTTACAAGCAGATAGTATGATAAGTAGTTCTAATTGAAATGAAAACGATTCTCTACCTAAAATTACGATTCAAACCGGGTTGCGCTGCCGTAGCGTTTGTGTGGAACATTGTCTGATGCGATATCACTTAGCAaacaaaaaaagtaaacaataTCCTTGAACTTACATAAATTGCTTTCACAACACAGCCAACGACAATGACTAGTCGTATCTGCGTGTGTATCACTTTGTTGAATCCTTACGTTAGCGTTATCATAATATAAAATAGACAGCTACCTAGTGATCCAAACGTGGAACTAAACTCGCTTACTATTAGACCCATTCGGCGTTTTGCTATGACTTTTTACTACCCAGCAGTGGGGTTCGTTCGGCCGCAGCTGTTGACCCACCGACACCTGCGACTGCCGGTAAGATAACTACCGGTGACTGTTGTTGATGTGGTCTCTGCCATTGCTGGCGCTGACTTTGTTCGGTGCGCAAGCTGCCACCGCGTCGTCGCATCTAAGAAAGGAGaattatttgaataaattaagTTTTACAGCACAACGTTGAATGTGAATCCGGCTTACATGATTGTGATGCAACTCGTGCAGGTACAATGTACTAAGACACATATCCGCTGTCGTGACCTCGTGTGAGGCAGGGTGCGACGCAGAACCGTCCATGTATAAACTAAAAAAAGTAACACAATATTATTTCAACTATCTGAATTGTTCGCTAATGATACCCACCTTGGCAGGAGTCCATTGTGGGATCCTTCGGCAGGTCCTTCCCGTCTGCTCATACCCCCTCTAGTGCTGAAGCTCATGGTCGTCCTAGGATCAAAACCGCTAGAAGTAGCTTCAGTCGCAAAATTCGATGACGCAGGCTGACCACCTTCAACTGATCCCACTCCACCAGTCTCATCGTCATCGTTTTCGTTGATATTATGAAGGAAAGTACTTCTCAAGGGGGCAGCCGTGCTAGCGTCGGTGAGATTCTGCTGCAACATTCGTTCGAAATCGAACGACGGCGGTGAATTATAGTGATAGTGCGATTGTATGGCAGCTGATTGCTGCAGATTTCCCAAAGGTGCTAGCTGCGGAATGGTACCACGGGATGATGGCGGTGGTGATCCGAAGCCACCTAGATTCGTCGATAGTCCAAGTTGTTGCGAGTTAGAGAGATGATGGGTTTGCAGAATCGGATGAATAATCGACTGGTACTGTTCGCCCAGACTCTCCATCGAAAGTAAACTTTGCGCCATGGCATTGGTAGTTGTGGTGGCTCCGTACAACATTCCCCTTTGCCTGTTCAGATCTTGTATGGCGTGACgcttgataccctgaacaaaatGTCTAGCCTCTGGTGGCATTTGCCACGTTGGATTGGTAAGAGTGAAATGAACCAACGACAGCTCGGTTTTGCCATGTTCACCCTGCGTGTACTGGTTGTTTTCCATAACTGGAGTGTTGACCGCTTCGTTCAGGTCCTTCTCGATTGCACTATTCGTAACTTGCCAGTCTGGATTACCGTGCTTGCGGACGTCCATTTGGGCAAACGAACATACGTCACCCACTCCAACGACATCCACTGTGAAGTTGCGGAAAAAGTCGACCAAATCCAGAGCTTTCGGTTTTAGTACGAATAGTAGTACAAATGGAGCCACGAAAGGACTGAACAGTTCATTTAGGATGTACATCTGCAATGCAATCATCATAGTTTTTATCGAAGTCGTATGCTATTAACAGATTTTTTATCTTACCGCTTTAAGCTGgaaaaactgctcgaattgATCGCGTACCATGGAAGTATGGGCGTAGCCACGCCAGGATGCCGGCAGGTAGTGTACGTGTGCCAACACGTTGCGAAGTAGCTGTTCGGGACACCAAATCATGTTCTCATCAGGAATGAGTGATCTGCAAATTACAAAGTGTGCATTGAAGTAGGTCAATAGTATATGTAGCTTTAGCAGAACacttgaaacaaaaaaacaattgaatGCAATAATACAAATACGTGCATGATTGTGCTATGATAATTATTATCAGTGTCATAGATACTGAGCAGTAGAAACTGTAGAAAAGTTTGGTTAAGGATTATATTGATAACTCagatatcaataaaaaaaacgaaacaattcCAAGCCAGCGAGTGCGACGAGGGACTAACAGCTGATATAGAATTCCACCTGGGCTTTTGACAAAAATATAGTTTCTTATAAACAGAGTGGTTTTGGATCCACTCTTATAAACAGTGtgacaaaaacaaaattgaaatgctCAACTTATGTTTCTTGCTACTCACCTGGAAATAACACTCGCCGCCCCCATCACCGTCATTATTCCCAACACGTGCTGTACTTGAAGCACATCTTCGTCATACAAAGCCAACAAAAATATCAGTGATGCAACCCCACCGCAAACAAATGCTATGTtcctaaaaaaacgaaaataattactGCCGTTCTGCCAAAAAATACCGTGTTCACTTACTTCGCGATCACCGTCAACAGGGGCGATGAGAATGAGCCCATATATTTGACAGCCGGTCGGTAAGCTCGAGTAAGCCTAGCATCCAGCTCGTGGTCCAACTCGTTGAAATGACGCAGATACAGCTTTCCATATTGTGACCAGCAACGGATGCCCAAAGTTCCAGGTTCTTTTTTAATCAACTACAagaaattaattttattaatcaaccgaaaaaaaaacaatctactCCAATGATATCATACATCGACATAATTGAAGAAAAAGTACATCAGCTGACAGAGGAAAATAAACGGTGACAGGACCAAGTTTGTAATAGCCACCCAGAATATTTGATTCGACAACCGAGCGGCCAACTCAGTTCGCCTGTTGGATCTTTTGAATTCCTCTCTCAAATGCCAGTTATTTTCGAATGGTGACCAAGGTCCCCCTGAAAAGGCAAATGGTCGAAATAAGCTGTTGAtaaaaaacacatcaaaaaACTTACAGAATAAAATTAATCCTACATTGTAGCGCAGAGCTTGACTTAAACACACTAAACTTCCTAAAAATGGCAGCTGCATTGTAGATGGAAGAAGTGATTTGTTCATCATTGCAACCATGTAGTTTTTGAATCTGTAAATAAATTTACAAGCATCAGTACATGTGCCTGTCGAATTATGGATTCCCATTACCTCAGAATTCTATGATAGATATCAAGTTCAGTCAACTGCTCCTTGTTGATGCTCATTTGGATTTCAGACTGCACTTCCCGTATCCGTTTCTGAACCTCATGCCAGGTAAGATTGTCCAAATCAGTctgcaaaataacatgtatCAGCAACAATAATCAATAAGAACCTGATAATCATACATCGTCTATTTTCAGCGCAGTGTTGAAGAACAACTTAATGTCCCAAAactgaaagaaatgaaaaaagaactTAAACAGCCGGAACGTCCAAAAGATAGCGGCCAGCACAAGCAGCAACCAGTCGATGGGCCCAAGAACTGCAACACATTCCGCAGGGGACTGCATTACATCCGCAAGGGTAGTTTTGTTGTGAGAGTTGTTATTactggaaaaaaaagttttgatttaATAAGCACATAAACCTTGTCTATCTTGAATACAGTACTTGAAAAGAACTCCATAGTCAATGCAGTTAATCATGTAGGTAATCAACACTACAACGAACATAAACTGGAATAACTCAAACACTTTCTGCAGCATCATCACAGAGAATCCGTGTTTTTGGTGGTAACAGTAGACACGAGTGAAAAAAGAGTCTAAATCTTCGATGTGGTTCCATCGAGCTGGAAAATGAGACGGATATTATTTATCATTATACGTAATTGAAACAAAGGACTAACTCGTACCTTTACTAGTTTCCGGTACAACATGAATGACCAGTCCGCTGCTTTGAGGCGTTTCCTCTTCATCGATGGTTGGTGATCGTTTGTTGATGTCGTTAAAAGGATTGGTATCCTGATTCGTCAGGGTATCGTAACTCTTCGGGTCATTTCTCGCCATTTCGATATAGTTTTTGAAACTTCTAACAAACAGCACAAATAAggggtctactacgaaaggctgaaactcaaaaggctgaaacacggAAGGCTGAAATccgaaaggctgaaatcacgaaaggctgaaagctacataaggctgaaaacacgaaaggctgaatcacgaaaagctgaaaaatcataaggctgaaattcacaaagttcatttcttaaaaaacactcgtggccttcggccgactcgattgt from Wyeomyia smithii strain HCP4-BCI-WySm-NY-G18 chromosome 3, ASM2978416v1, whole genome shotgun sequence encodes the following:
- the LOC129729903 gene encoding autophagy-related protein 9A; the protein is MARNDPKSYDTLTNQDTNPFNDINKRSPTIDEEETPQSSGLVIHVVPETSKARWNHIEDLDSFFTRVYCYHQKHGFSVMMLQKVFELFQFMFVVVLITYMINCIDYGVLFNNNNSHNKTTLADVMQSPAECVAVLGPIDWLLLVLAAIFWTFRLFKFFFHFFQFWDIKLFFNTALKIDDTDLDNLTWHEVQKRIREVQSEIQMSINKEQLTELDIYHRILRFKNYMVAMMNKSLLPSTMQLPFLGSLVCLSQALRYNVGLILFWGPWSPFENNWHLREEFKRSNRRTELAARLSNQIFWVAITNLVLSPFIFLCQLMYFFFNYVDLIKKEPGTLGIRCWSQYGKLYLRHFNELDHELDARLTRAYRPAVKYMGSFSSPLLTVIAKNIAFVCGGVASLIFLLALYDEDVLQVQHVLGIMTVMGAASVISRSLIPDENMIWCPEQLLRNVLAHVHYLPASWRGYAHTSMVRDQFEQFFQLKAMYILNELFSPFVAPFVLLFVLKPKALDLVDFFRNFTVDVVGVGDVCSFAQMDVRKHGNPDWQVTNSAIEKDLNEAVNTPVMENNQYTQGEHGKTELSLVHFTLTNPTWQMPPEARHFVQGIKRHAIQDLNRQRGMLYGATTTTNAMAQSLLSMESLGEQYQSIIHPILQTHHLSNSQQLGLSTNLGGFGSPPPSSRGTIPQLAPLGNLQQSAAIQSHYHYNSPPSFDFERMLQQNLTDASTAAPLRSTFLHNINENDDDETGGVGSVEGGQPASSNFATEATSSGFDPRTTMSFSTRGGMSRREGPAEGSHNGLLPSLYMDGSASHPASHEVTTADMCLSTLYLHELHHNHMRRRGGSLRTEQSQRQQWQRPHQQQSPVVILPAVAGVGGSTAAAERTPLLGSKKS